CGTCGTAATGGAAGAAGGACGCGAGTGGAAATTACGTGCCAAATTCGCGCATGCTCAGAATTCAACAATTCTTAAGTCATGTTTACAATTGTCTACATTATTTCAtctaaatatctatatataacaaatttaacatactcgaataacaaagaatttatttttttatttgtaatatttccatttagtCGAATGTTTTTTAtagtagaaattatattttattatttgtgtaTCCATAGTTATCTATCAATAGTATTACAATATGACGGGAAACGTTGAACTGTGATTGGTACAGATACATTCTTAAGTGAAGTTTGTTTAGTCGGAAGTACgtcatacaaaatttaaactttGTCAGGGAATTACAATTGTACATTGACattcaaaagtatttatttgttcaatttctttaaatggCGGGATAAGTTATAGTTGATGCATTACCATATATTGACCAAGGATACGATGAACCTGGAGTTAGAGAAGCAGTAAGTAATAgttttctgttatttataataattcttttgttataaataattattaaattgattttgaGGTTATGTTGTTTATATgagcatattaaataaattgcgaATTCATATgtggttattaaatattttaggcTTTGGCCATGGTTGAAGAAGAAACTCGTCGTTATAGACCGACAAAAAACTATTTAGAACATTTGCCATCATTAAATATTACTGCTTTTGAGACAGAGGTGATGAAACATGAATTTGAGCGAATGCAAAACCGTTTACCTATGGAAGTACTCAGTATGAAGCGCTATGAGTTACCTCCACCTCCACCAGGTAAAATGAATGATCTTGCAGCATGGAATGAAAGTGTCAAAAATAGCAGTGCACAATTGGAACATCAGGCTACCAGGTAAATGCTATGATtactattatatcttttttatatttttgtttaatatttaagtaattaCAAGATTGTGATGAGGATATAATGTTAAATTGGTGTATTATtgtaatgtttaataataatgcagAATTTGTAATCTTGAATTAATGATGGAATATGGATGCGAAGCATGGAAATCTTATTTGGAAGTATTAGTACAACTAGTGAGTCAAGCCCAAAAACAGCTACAAGCATTAAGGAAAAGAATTCAAGAGGTTAATTGGCAAAGAAAATCTATGCAAACTCAAGGTGGAGAAAAGTTAAGGGCATTAGAAGCACAATGGGTAGGACTAGTGTCAAAAAATTATGAGATTGAACAAGCGTGTGTTCACttagaagaagaaatacaGAAATCTATGATGAATAAGGGTGAGGGTGTAGAAATCAATGATGTGCCGGGCGAGGAAGAACCTGACATTCCAGAGAAAAGTGCAACTGAAGTTATGGCAACAAAAATGGATCAGCAAGAACAACAAAATCAAGAaccttaaaatgtatataaaattgtgactaattatgttttgtattttattatgtcgatattatttcaatacattgattatatttaaaattgacaGCGAACTACCGATCCTATTCGTCATTTCCGAAATAggttatattatatgaagttatatacgATATCGTAAGGAACACAAggtgttattttataaattattgctgGATAAATACATTAACCTATGCTAGTAAGTTAATGTAAACAATGAATTAGTGCTGCGGaagttaatttattaaaaatattattaatctttcGTTATTGGTATTCAAAAATCGTCGAAGTGGTGTGAAAGAGGTTAATATTGCGGTATAATAcacgaaaaagataaaatactgtaaatattttagagattttaattatatttgctttTTACAGGTAGTTGGTATAATGCCGTATGGTATATCATGGACTCGATTTATTTCCCTTGTTTCATTAGCAGTTCTTATGACTGCGTCTGGCTCGCAAGCTGTGCATCTTATTATACAGGCCTCTTGACGATTTAGATGATTTGATAGAAGAGGCATTTCAGAAAAGACTCTTAGAACTAAAAGATcgtaaataatatgtaattaaataaattgattcgGTTACTGCTATTAATTgtttatcaatattataaatattataatatcaattGTTTTAATAACCTATTAAAAAATAGGATCTTTTGTAAGGAGAAGTGAGGTTAAATTGACAgggaagaaataataaagaaaactaaaaaatgaATCAGCAACTTGAAGTTACACTCAAATTTTAATCACAATACGAGATTTAATAAAGCacaatttatttcatcatAGTTTACACATATCACGCTTTTCTTTAATgcttgaaatatacatatttacaagaTGAATATCATCGTCTATAAATGACACATAGTATCatgtaacaattatttataattcacagTATACCTGGAGGACTTTCTTAAATAGTTTGCTTGCATTGATGTGTCAGCAGCGCATTTTTTTGTAAGCCTAGcttgtaatttcatttgttagGATAGCTACTAACTCgtacttattttcttttatatataattacaaaagcgAATAATCAAGCATTATTCTTGGGcaactatttaaaataataaaaataaaatttataacgttttaaaaagTGTATCTTTTTGTTCGGGGTGAGTTTTTGCAATGGCTCTTTGAATTCGTCTTGAAATTATCCTAGCTGTCGGCTTCATAATAGGACGTCCTTTAAAACCCACGGGTCTCtgatttttctcttccttcaatttcaaaatttgtttcgcGCGTCTTGCTCGGAGTAATTTACTCTTTACGGCAGGTGTAGTCTTTGGGAGCTTGATCtgtaaatgtgaaatattttcgttagaATCTGTATgcattaaacgaatattattcaatttaacgttaaacttaCTCCACGCTTCTCTGCTAGAGCAAGATCTTTCTGTTCTTGACGTTTCTTTGCTGTCAAAATTGCTGCACGTTTCAGAACAGCTGCATATGGATTGAGACGCAACATAGCACGCGTGTTGGTCAATGGGTTCAATTTCTTGACGCTACGGACCACCTTCTTCCTACAAGTTCAAGATTAATCTTGAGCAAATACATCGTAAGTgacataattataaaatatttataagcaCTAAACATCAGAAatggttaaaaattataatcactGTCAGTCAGTAACACGGACCATAAAATTCATCATGAATAAGATATGTATTcgttgaaaatgtataataaaacgtaAATCTACATGCCTTGGTGCCCTCAGAACTTTACGAATTTCATGCGATTTCAGGAGTCTCGACAAATCCGTGTTCGCCATTTTCGGGTAAGGGAGATTATAATCCGCCTTAAGTTGGGATTCTTTGCGCCAAGTTCCGTAAAGAGCATCCAACTTCTCAAAGGCACATTTTGTCCAGATTACAAAACGTCCAACGTGGCCACCAGGTGCCAATTTAAGCAAGttcattttgttaatattcatAAGGTCAATACCGGGAATGTTACGGAATGCCTTACGAATAccctaaaaatatatgatcaAGACGAATATTagcattttaattttgaaaaaataattaactatCATTTTTTAGTTATTTGTATACCTGATCTTGACCATATACAATCAGAGGTCCACGTCGTTGAATGCGTCTGCGGTTACGCATTTTACCTTTGCCAGCACGGAAACGTTGAGACTTGTAAACctattaataaaacgaaagtaTATTAGTTTCATCtaaatcaatatattttaattgaatctgttcgattaaaaataccCCATCCTAGCAATTAATTCAGCTAGTCTAGAACGCCAATAATAACCGTATTTATTTAGCACCTGATAGGAGCACCTAAATTAAAATGGTTTTAACGAAGATACGGACATTCTACGGTGCAAAGATACAATTTTTGAAAGTATACTTACTTTTTGAATATCATTCCATGCCTTGATACGTCTTAGAAAGATAACAGCTTGTTTAGTCTTGTTATACTCCTGAATTTTGTCGGATACTACTAATGGAAATTCTGGAACTTCCTGAATCATATGACctaaacataaaaaagaaatagtatatatattatccttTTCAAAGCAAACTACATATATTAGAACATTTACATAAATCAGCATAAAgctattaaaataatcaacATCATTTCAGCAACACGGACCAAAGCTATTCATCGTTAAAATATTGCATATAAAGTAGGATTTATTACTACATCTCAGAGAATGCTATTTACCCTTAGATTGTACAAGAGCTGGGACACCAGATGCAGCAATAGCAGAAACAAGAGCGTATCTTTTCTGGTTAACATTAATTCGACGATGCCAGCGTCTCCATGGCTTCGTTGGAGCAAACATGCGTCCACCTCTACACATGTTACCGAAAGCACCCTGGCCAGAGCGGTGAGTACCACCACCACGTACACGAGGTATACGTGCTACAGCACGTCCAGTACCCCATGACTCAGCAGAGGTTTGATGACCTAACAAAACAAACCAACAtttaataattgcaaattagttcttgaaaagataaaaaaaaaggcgaGTATAAAACAGTGTATACTCACCAGCTTCCTTGGATACACAATATGGCTGTCTACTATTCTTAGAGACTTGCTGGTGAACAAAATTCACGATATCGGGCCGAATAGGTGCTTTAAACACAGCCGGCAGGGAAATCGTTTCGCCTGACGATTCATTCTTATCGGTGTATACCGTAATAAGCGGTCGCGCCGTTGATAAcgactaaaaaataaaaacaaaaatcagaATGAAATACTAATCTACGTACAGCTATCGATAAATTTAAGATtaattctgaaaaaaaaaagaggaaagtaaagtaaaaaatttcatgttctgatagaattataaaagattTCTATTGACGGCACATGGCGAACTAAAAGATGGGAATCACGCATATTCAATGTAAACATATCTATATGTCGTAAAACTGCTTTATTCTACTGAATAGAATAttgcaaaagaaaatatatgatGTCAGTAAAGTTACATTTAAACATATATCAAAACCAAGCCATGCAAATTTGTACGTTACAAGTCATTACACGTGGCCAACTATGAACTGTGTACAAGCTTTAATTCAAGATCAAATTCTTGGGaattattgcaaaatataacaataaaattataccttTAAATATTAACCTTTAATGAATTCCAAATAAAATGCAGAATTTCTTACCATTTCGCGTTCTTTTCATAACTTTTCACGCATCAGACAAACTAACCACGCAGCTCGTACGCCTTACCTCGTCGTAATGGAAGAAGGACGCGAGTGGAAATTACGTGCCAAATTCGCGCATGCTCAGAATTCAACAATTCTTAAGTCATGTTTACAATTGTCTACATTATTTCAtctaaatatctatatataacaaatttaacatactcgaataacaaagaatttatttttttatttgtaatatttccatttagtCGAATGTTTTTTAtagtagaaattatattttattatttgtgtaTCCATAGTTATCTATCAATAGTATTACAATATGACGGGAAACGTTGAACTGTGATTGGTACAGATACATTCTTAAGTGAAGTTTGTTTAGTCGGAAGTACgtcatacaaaatttaaactttGTCAGGGAATTACAATTGTACATTGACattcaaaagtatttatttgttcaatttctttaaatggCGGGATAAGTTATAGTTGATGCATTACCATATATTGACCAAGGATACGATGAACCTGGAGTTAGAGAAGCAGTAAGTAATAgttttctgttatttataataattcttttgttataaataattattaaattgattttgaGGTTATGTTGTTTATATgagcatattaaataaattgcgaATTCATATgtggttattaaatattttaggcTTTGGCCATGGTTGAAGAAGAAACTCGTCGTTATAGACCGACAAAAAACTATTTAGAACATTTGCCATCATTAAATATTACTGCTTTTGAGACAGAGGTGATGAAACATGAATTTGAGCGAATGCAAAACCGTTTACCTATGGAAGTACTCAGTATGAAGCGCTATGAGTTACCTCCACCTCCACCAGGTAAAATGAATGATCTTGCAGCATGGAATGAAAGTGTCAAAAATAGCAGTGCACAATTGGAACATCAGGCTACCAGGTAAATGCTATGATtactattatatcttttttatatttttgtttaatatttaagtaattaCAAGATTGTGATGAGGATATAATGTTAAATTGGTGTATTATtgtaatgtttaataataatgcagAATTTGTAATCTTGAATTAATGATGGAATATGGATGCGAAGCATGGAAATCTTATTTGGAAGTATTAGTACAACTAGTGAGTCAAGCCCAAAAACAGCTACAAGCATTAAGGAAAAGAATTCAAGAGGTTAATTGGCAAAGAAAATCTATGCAAACTCAAGGTGGAGAAAAGTTAAGGGCATTAGAAGCACAATGGGTAGGACTAGTGTCAAAAAATTATGAGATTGAACAAGCGTGTGTTCACttagaagaagaaatacaGAAATCTATGATGAATAAGGGTGAGGGTGTAGAAATCAATGATGTGCCGGGCGAGGAAGAACCTGACATTCCAGAGAAAAGTGCAACTGAAGTTATGGCAACAAAAATGGATCAGCAAGAACAACAAAATCAAGAaccttaaaatgtatataaaattgtgactaattatgttttgtattttattatgtcgatattatttcaatacattgattatatttaaaattgacaGCGAACTACCGATCCTATTCGTCATTTCCGAAATAggttatattatatgaagttatatacgATATCGTAAGGAACACAAggtgttattttataaattattgctgGATAAATACATTAACCTATGCTAGTAAGTTAATGTAAACAATGAATTAGTGCTGCGGaagttaatttattaaaaatattattaatctttcGTTATTGGTATTCAAAAATCGTCGAAGTGGTGTGAAAGAGGTTAATATTGCGGTATAATAcacgaaaaagataaaatactgtaaatattttagagattttaattatatttgctttTTACAGGTAGTTGGTATAATGCCGTATGGTATATCATGGACTCGATTTATTTCCCTTGTTTCATTAGCAGTTCTTATGACTGCGTCTGGCTCGCAAGCTGTGCATCTTATTATACAGGCCTCTTGACGATTTAGATGATTTGATAGAAGAGGCATTTCAGAAAAGACTCTTAGAACTAAAAGATcgtaaataatatgtaattaaataaattgattcgGTTACTGCTATTAATTgtttatcaatattataaatattataatatcaattGTTTTAATAACCTATTAAAAAATAGGATCTTTTGTAAGGAGAAGTGAGGTTAAATTGACAgggaagaaataataaagaaaactaaaaaatgaATCAGCAACTTGAAGTTACACTCAAATTTTAATCACAATACGAGATTTAATAAAGCacaatttatttcatcatAGTTTACACATATCACGCTTTTCTTTAATgcttgaaatatacatatttacaagaTGAATATCATCGTCTATAAATGACACATAGTATCatgtaacaattatttataattcacagTATACCTGGAGGACTTTCTTAAATAGTTTGCTTGCATTGATGTGTCAGCAGCGCATTTTTTTGTAAGCCTAGcttgtaatttcatttgttagGATAGCTACTAACTCgtacttattttcttttatatataattacaaaagcgAATAATCAAGCATTATTCTTGGGcaactatttaaaataataaaaataaaatttataacgttttaaaaagTGTATCTTTTTGTTCGGGGTGAGTTTTTGCAATGGCTCTTTGAATTCGTCTTGAAATTATCCTAGCTGTCGGCTTCATAATAGGACGTCCTTTAAAACCCACGGGTCTCtgatttttctcttccttcaatttcaaaatttgtttcgcGCGTCTTGCTCGGAGTAATTTACTCTTTACGGCAGGTGTAGTCTTTGGGAGCTTGATCtgtaaatgtgaaatattttcgttagaATCTGTATgcattaaacgaatattattcaatttaacgttaaacttaCTCCACGCTTCTCTGCTAGAGCAAGATCTTTCTGTTCTTGACGTTTCTTTGCTGTCAAAATTGCTGCACGTTTCAGAACAGCTGCATATGGATTGAGACGCAACATAGCACGCGTGTTGGTCAATGGGTTCAATTTCTTGACGCTACGGACCACCTTCTTCCTACAAGTTCAAGATTAATCTTGAGCAAATACATCGTAAGTgacataattataaaatatttataagcaCTAAACATCAGAAatggttaaaaattataatcactGTCAGTCAGTAACACGGACCATAAAATTCATCATGAATAAGATATGTATTcgttgaaaatgtataataaaacgtaAATCTACATGCCTTGGTGCCCTCAGAACTTTACGAATTTCATGCGATTTCAGGAGTCTCGACAAATCCGTGTTCGCCATTTTCGGGTAAGGGAGATTATAATCCGCCTTAAGTTGGGATTCTTTGCGCCAAGTTCCGTAAAGAGCATCCAACTTCTCAAAGGCACATTTTGTCCAGATTACAAAACGTCCAACGTGGCCACCAGGTGCCAATTTAAGCAAGttcattttgttaatattcatAAGGTCAATACCGGGAATGTTACGGAATGCCTTACGAATAccctaaaaatatatgatcaAGACGAATATTagcattttaattttgaaaaaataattaactatCATTTTTTAGTTATTTGTATACCTGATCTTGACCATATACAATCAGAGGTCCACGTCGTTGAATGCGTCTGCGGTTACGCATTTTACCTTTGCCAGCACGGAAACGTTGAGACTTGTAAACctattaataaaacgaaagtaTATTAGTTTCATCtaaatcaatatattttaattgaatctgttcgattaaaaataccCCATCCTAGCAATTAATTCAGCTAGTCTAGAACGCCAATAATAACCGTATTTATTTAGCACCTGATAGGAGCACCTAAATTAAAATGGTTTTAACGAAGATACGGACATTCTACGGTGCAAAGATACAATTTTTGAAAGTATACTTACTTTTTGAATATCATTCCATGCCTTGATACGTCTTAGAAAGATAACAGCTTGTTTAGTCTTGTTATACTCCTGAATTTTGTCGGATACTACTAATGGAAATTCTGGAACTTCCTGAATCATATGACctaaacataaaaaagaaatagtatatatattatccttTTCAAAGCAAACTACATATATTAGAACATTTACATAAATCAGCATAAAgctattaaaataatcaacATCATTTCAGCAACACGGACCAAAGCTATTCATCGTTAAAATATTGCATATAAAGTAGGATTTATTACTACATCTCAGAGAATGCTATTTACCCTTAGATTGTACAAGAGCTGGGACACCAGATGCAGCAATAGCAGAAACAAGAGCGTATCTTTTCTGGTTAACATTAATTCGACGATGCCAGCGTCTCCATGGCTTCGTTGGAGCAAACATGCGTCCACCTCTACACATGTTACCGAAAGCACCCTGGCCAGAGCGGTGAGTACCACCACCACGTACACGAGGTATACGTGCTACAGCACGTCCAGTACCCCATGACTCAGCAGAGGTTTGATGACCTAACAAAACAAACCAACAtttaataattgcaaattagttcttgaaaagataaaaaaaaaggcgaGTATAAAACAGTGTATACTCACCAGCTTCCTTGGATACACAATATGGCTGTCTACTATTCTTAGAGACTTGCTGGTGAACAAAATTCACGATATCGGGCCGAATAGGTGCTTTAAACACAGCCGGCAGGGAAATCGTTTCGCCTGACGATTCATTCTTATCGGTGTATACCGTAATAAGCGGTCGCGCCGTTGATAAcgactaaaaaataaaaacaaaaatcagaATGAAATACTAATCTACGTACAGCTATCGATAAATTTAAGATtaattctgaaaaaaaaaagaggaaagtaaagtaaaaaatttcatgttctgatagaattataaaagattTCTATTGACGGCACATGGCGAACTAAAAGATGGGAATCACGCATATTCAATGTAAACATATCTATATGTCGTAAAACTGCTTTATTCTACTGAATAGAATAttgcaaaagaaaatatatgatGTCAGTAAAGTTACATTTAAACATATATCAAAACCAAGCC
This genomic stretch from Bombus fervidus isolate BK054 chromosome 9, iyBomFerv1, whole genome shotgun sequence harbors:
- the LOC139990599 gene encoding large ribosomal subunit protein uL4-like, with translation MSLSTARPLITVYTDKNESSGETISLPAVFKAPIRPDIVNFVHQQVSKNSRQPYCVSKEAGHQTSAESWGTGRAVARIPRVRGGGTHRSGQGAFGNMCRGGRMFAPTKPWRRWHRRINVNQKRYALVSAIAASGVPALVQSKGHMIQEVPEFPLVVSDKIQEYNKTKQAVIFLRRIKAWNDIQKVYKSQRFRAGKGKMRNRRRIQRRGPLIVYGQDQGIRKAFRNIPGIDLMNINKMNLLKLAPGGHVGRFVIWTKCAFEKLDALYGTWRKESQLKADYNLPYPKMANTDLSRLLKSHEIRKVLRAPRKKVVRSVKKLNPLTNTRAMLRLNPYAAVLKRAAILTAKKRQEQKDLALAEKRGIKLPKTTPAVKSKLLRARRAKQILKLKEEKNQRPVGFKGRPIMKPTARIISRRIQRAIAKTHPEQKDTLFKTL
- the LOC139990601 gene encoding large ribosomal subunit protein uL4-like; its protein translation is MSLSTARPLITVYTDKNESSGETISLPAVFKAPIRPDIVNFVHQQVSKNSRQPYCVSKEAGHQTSAESWGTGRAVARIPRVRGGGTHRSGQGAFGNMCRGGRMFAPTKPWRRWHRRINVNQKRYALVSAIAASGVPALVQSKGHMIQEVPEFPLVVSDKIQEYNKTKQAVIFLRRIKAWNDIQKVYKSQRFRAGKGKMRNRRRIQRRGPLIVYGQDQGIRKAFRNIPGIDLMNINKMNLLKLAPGGHVGRFVIWTKCAFEKLDALYGTWRKESQLKADYNLPYPKMANTDLSRLLKSHEIRKVLRAPRKKVVRSVKKLNPLTNTRAMLRLNPYAAVLKRAAILTAKKRQEQKDLALAEKRGIKLPKTTPAVKSKLLRARRAKQILKLKEEKNQRPVGFKGRPIMKPTARIISRRIQRAIAKTHPEQKDTLFKTL